The Alicyclobacillus macrosporangiidus CPP55 genome segment ACGGTCAGAATCATGGCGTACGTCTCGTATCCGTCGAACAGCCACCCGAGGTTGGACGCCAGCAGCGCGTACCACTGCTTGGGATGGATGGAGCGGTACCATGGTCCGGATTCTACGGCCATTTCTGCATTGACCGTGTGCATGACACATTCCTCCAATTCTGAATTCCAAAGGAACGCTTCGGCCCGACGTCATCGAAGGGATACCGTTGCCTCCCGTTCCGGTGGGCATCCCGCCGCTCAAAGCGGCAGGATGCTGCTCCACCGGCGCCTCACCTCCTCCCGGAGTTCCGGACTCGCCTCCGCGACAGGCGGGAAATCCTGCAGGTGGTCGAACGGCCGGCACGCGTCGATGATGGCCCGCGAACTGAACATCGCCTTGGAGGTGTACGCGACGGACATCGGGTCGTTCTTCGAGCCCATGGCGTTCCGGATGATATCGATGTCCCGCTCCGGGTCCGACCGGGTCGCGACGGCCCACATCACCTCAGATAGATTGGACGGGTCGATGTCGTCATCCACGACGATGGTGTAGCGCCCCATGTAGGCCCCGACGCCACACTGGCTGAGGATGTGCCCGCACTGGCGGGCGTGTCCGGCGTAGCGCTGCTGGATGCTCGCGACGGTAAGCATTCGTGCGCCGCCGATCTCGTGTGCCCACACCGACGTGACCCCAGGGACGCCGGCCGCCTCGAGGGCATCCAGCAGCAACGCTGACCGCATCACCGCTTTCGAGTACGAGTAGTCGTTGGGCGGCTTCGCCGGAGGGCTGCCGACGATGATGGGATCCCGCCGGTGATACACACGCTCCACCGTCACCACCGGTGCCGGTTTTGCACCGGCCTGGTAATAACCGTGGAACTCACCGAACGGTCCCTCCAACCGGGTGTCCCCGGGATGAATCCACCCCTCCAGCACAATCTCGGCGGCGGCCGGGAAAGGCAGCCCGGTCAGCTCGCCATGCACCACCTGGACCGGTTCGCCGAGCACCGCGCCGATGTAGTTGAATTCACAGATCCCGTACGGGACCTCGATGCCCGAGATGAGGTAACACAGCGGATCGGCGCCAATCACAATGCAGACCGGAAATGGTTTGTCGGCCGCCATATACTTTTGGTACTGGATGTGGCCGTGCTTGCCGGAGACCATGTCCAGCCCGACGTGGTTCGCGTCGTGAACCATCACCCGGTACGTGCCCACATTGATCCAGTCGGAGTCGTAATCCTTGGTCACCACCGCGCAGCCGGTGCCGATGTACCGTCCGCCGTCCGCCTCGTGCCACAGGGGCGCGGGGAACTTCAGCACGTTGACCGCGCCTCCCACGTCGACGTGCTCGAAAACCGGACCGGTTTCAACCGCCACCGGATCGAACGCCCTGGCGTGAGCTTCCCACGCTTTCGGTTTGCCCCGCAACCAGCGCACCAGCTCGTGATGGTCGTTCGTGAGCGGCCCGCGCAGGATGGAGGCGAGCCGATACGGACTGCTGGTGGTGCAGGTGAGCACCCGGTAGCCCGGCGGATAGTCGGGAATCTCGTCAAACAGGAGGGCGGAATGCCCCTCCCGCTTGACGTTCAATTCGCTGATGGCACCCAGTTCAAGCTGCCAATGGGCCCCGCGGATCACCTGCAGGTTACCGCTCTCCTCCATCTGTGCGAGCCACGCCCGGAGGTCCAACGGGTTGCCTCCTGCCATGTCCACTCGCTCCTTTCCGCCCTGATGCCAGGGCCGCTCATCCAGCGACAGTCGCCGCCTTGTCCGCGGCGGCATCCGTCTCTTTCGACGCCCTCAATTTCTCCGCCGCCCGGTGTACCGCGGCGATGATCTCCGGGTAAGCGGCGCACCGACACAGGTTCCCGGACATGTAGTGCTTGATCTCCTCATCCGTCGGATTCGGGTTCTCTTGCAGCAGTTGCGTGGCCATCATGATCATGCCTGGCGTACAGAACCCGCACTGGAAGCCCTCGCATTCAATGAACGCCTCTTGCACCGGCGACAGTTGTTGCAGCGTGCCCAGTCCTTCGACGGTCTGCACATCACAACCGTCGACCAAGGCCGCGAGGTACAGGCATCCGGACACCGCCTTGCCATTGACGTATACCGTGCAGCATCCGCACAATCCCTGGCCGCAGCTCTCCCGCACGCTGTACATCTGGAAGCCGCGCCGCAGCGCCTCCACCAGGTTTTCGTGCGGTTGCACCGCCAATTCCACGGGCCGCCCGTTCAACCGAAACCGAATCGTCTTGTACTCCGCCATGTCACGCATCCTCCCATACTTGTCCTTGCTTCTCACGCAGCGCCTTCAAGACCTTTTCCGGCGTGAGCGGCGTCTCATAGATGCGAACACCGATGGCGTCATAGATGGCGTTGGCCACCGCCGGGGAGAGCGCCAGCGACCCGGTCTCCCCGATGCCCTTGGCCCCGAACGGCCCGTTTCGGTGCGGCACTTCGACGATGCTGACCTCATTGATATCCGGCAGATCCCAGAATCCCGGGATCTTGTAGTCTGCCATGCTGGCGTTCACAACCTGCCCCTCGTCGAAGACCATCTCCTCAAACAGGGTGAAGCCCATCTGCATGAAGGAAGCCCCCGATAGCTGCCGCCGTACGATGCCTGGATTGATGGCCTTGCCGCAGTCCCCGACCGTCACCAGGCGAGTGATGTGCACCTTGCCGGTTTCCGTGTCCACCTCCACCTCGACACCCGTGCCGCCGACCATCCAGTACGGCGTGATGTGTTCGGACATCCCTGTCTCGGGATTCGGCTTTTCGTAGTAGGGGAAATAGGTACCGACCCCGAGCACATTCCCCGCCTGCATGCCGTGCCGCTTGGCCAGGATCGCGCCAAAGGTGTAGAACGAGCCGTCCGGAGCCGCCACACCGCCGTCCCGCACCACCAACGCCGCCGGGTCAAAGCCGGTCTGCTCCGCACACATCGCGACGATCTTCTGCTTCGCGTCTTCCGCTGCCAGGCGTACCGCGTTGCCCATGTGGAAAGTGGAGCGCGAGCCGAGGGTCGCCATGTCATACGGGGTCACTTCGGTGTCTGGATGAATGATACGGACATCTTCCGCGCGCAGCCCCAGGACGTCCGCAGCGATCTGTGCCATGGCGGTGTCAGACCCCTGACCCATGTCGACAGTGCCGCAGTACACCCCCACGCTGCCGTCGCTGTACAGGTTGACGAACGCCACGGAGGTGGTCGGCGACACCGCTGCCTTCACGCCGATGGCGATGCCGCGTCCCCGCCGGATGGTGCCCGACCCGTGGTCAAACGGCTGATCCCAGCGCATCTTGCGGGCCAACTCCTCGAGGACCTCCACGGTACCCGCGTCCTGCATGATGGTGCCGGTGGCATGGGGCCGGCCGTTTCGCAAGATGTTTTTGCGGCGGAATTCCAGCGGATCGATCCCGAGTTCGCGCGCGATGATGTCCGCCTGGCTCTCATACGCCCAGACCAACTGCGGAATTCCGAACCCGCGCAGGGCCCCTGCGGGCGGCAGGTTGGTGTACACCGCGTACGAGTCGAGGCTCACCGCCTCAATGTCGTACGGACCGGCCGCGGTGAAGCCCGACTTCTGGGTCACGCGCGGGCCAATGTCCGCGTACGCACCGCCATTCCACCAGGTCTTGCAGTCGCGCGCGACAATGCGCCCGTCCTTCGTGACGCCTGTGCGAATGGTGACCGTGGCCGCGTGGCGGGTGATGGTGTAGAACTGCTCCTCCATGGTCAGGCTCAGCTTTACCGGACGCTGTGTGATCAGTGCCAACGCAGCGACGAGCGCCTCCAGCTTGATGTACAGCTTGGCGCCGAAACCGCCGCCGAGGTAAGCCGTGCGCACGCGCACCTTGTTCTCTGGCCACCCGAGTAACCGGGCCACTTCGATCCGCACGAACGACGGGCTCTGGGACGAGGTGTGGATCAGCAGGTTGCCGGTGTCGGTGAGCTGGGCCACGGTGACGGTCGGCTCCAGTGGCAGATGATTGACCTGCTGGCTGCGGAACGTGTGTTCAAACACGTAGTCCGCTTTCGCGAACGCAGCATCCAGGTCCCCGCTGCGCAGGTGGTATTCCATCCCCACATTGGTCTTGGTGCGGGGTTGCAACGACTTCAAGTCGGCGAACGTCCCGGCCGGACGAATCACGTCGTGCACGATGGCGGTCTGCGACTTGTACGCTTCCACCTCGTGAAACACCGGTTCGAGCTCCTCGTAATCGACTTCGACCAAGTCGGTCGCCTGGTCGGCCACATGCACGTCGGTCGCGAGCACGACCGCGACCGGCTCACCCACGTGACGCACCTTGTCGATGGCGAGAATCGGCTGGTCGTGAAATGCGGGCCCGTAATAGGGGTCCGGGATGACCTTCAGGATGTCCTCGGCCGTGATGACGTCGTACACCCCGGGCAATGCCTTGGCTGCGGACGTGTCGATCCCGCGGATGCGCGCATGCGCCACCGTGCTGCGCACGACCTTGGCATGCAGCATGCCGGGCAATTCCAGATTGTGAATGTATTCTGCACGGCCGGTGACCTTTGCGGCGCTCTCCAGGCGCTTGACCGGCCGGCCGACCTGGCCGCTGTGCACCGCGCTCTGGACTCCCGGTTCCATCACTTTGCTCATTGCGTCACCCCTCCATCCCCGTTGTGATCGCCCTGGGCAACCTGTTGCAGCGAACGGCGCACGCACACCTTGACAATCTCCCGTTTGTATCCAGACGACCCTCGGATGTCGGCCAACGGATGAATCTGCGCTCCCGCCAGTTCGCCCGCGTGTTGGAGCACCTCGTCCGTCGGACGTTGCCCCCGAAGGAACGATTCCACCTCGTGAAGACGCACCGGCCGTTCTGTAGCCGCGCTCACCGCCACGCGCGCGTCGGCGATCTGCCCATCCTCAAGCCGTACGAACGCCGCCACGCCCGCCATCGGCCAATCGTCCGCCGACAGTGCCGTGAACTTGAAGTACGTCCCGCGCATGCCCTGCGGAAGCGAGGGCACGACCACCTCGGTGATGAGCTCGCCCGGCGCCAGCGCCGTGCTGTAGTAGCCCGTGAGAAACTCCCCCAGCGGGACGTCCCGCTGCCCGGCCGTGCTGGATAAGCGCAAATGCGCATCGAGTGCCAGCAGGATGGGCGGCAGGTCCATGTGTGGGTCGCCGTGGGCCAAGTGGCCGCCCAACGTCGCCACGTTCCGGACGCGTACGTTCGAGAGCGTGCGCAGCGCCTTCGGAATGACCGGGCTGAACCGCGCCACCACCGGTGAGAGCTCCAGTTCACGCAGCGAGACGAGCGGTCCCAGGTGCAGATTCCCCGCTTCGTCCACCTCCACCTTGTCCAAAGATGGTTTCAAGCGTTGCAGGCTCACCAGCCGCTCCGGCGCGTACAGCTTGGATTTCATCATCAGCATCAACGCCGTCCCGCCCGCGAGCGGGCGGACCAGCGGATCGTCCGTGTTGAGCAAAGACAACGCTTCTTCCAACGTATCTGGCTGAATCAGTTCAAATGCGTTCATGAGAGCGCCTCCTGCGGGTGCGTCAGCGCCGCCTTCAGATTTTCGGCAAACAGGTTCCCCATCTCCTCACACTTCGCCCGGAAGACGGACTGGCCGATCCCCCCCAATTTCCCCGTGATGGTCTGGTCCAGCACGTACTGAATCCGGGTGGTCTGCTCGTCTACCGCAGTGACCGTCAGGTCAACCGTCCCGGAGAGCTTGCCGGCCAACGCCTTCGGTTTCCCGTCCACCACGGCCTTCAGAGAGGACGGCGCGTTCACCTCCGTCAAGCGCACCGTCACGTCGAATTTCAGTTTCAGGAACGCCACTTCGACTTCCAGGATGGCGCCGTAGTTTCCTTCCCCCAGGTCGGTCAGCTGGCTGCAACCCGGGATGCACTTCGCCAGCCGCTCCGGCGTGCTGACGAACTCGAACACTTGCTCCTGCGGGCATTTCACTTCAAATTCGCTAGATACCTGCATGTCTCCAGGTCCTCCTCATCCAGTAGAATCGCGACGGCGCGAATCGGCCCGGCGGTCCCGCCGACGATCTTCAGCGGCAACCCCATGTACCAGAACTGCCGCCCGGCCACTTCGCGCAAGTCCCCGAGATTCTCGGTGTTGAGAATCCCGCGCTCGCGGCAGACCGAGTGAGCCGGCTTCCACTCGTCCCCCTTGTGGGGCTCCACGTCGACACTGGCACAGTCGATCCCGATGTTGATCACACCGCGGTCAGCCAACCATTCGGCAGCTTTCCGGTCCAATCCCGGGTGCTTGTTGCCATACGCCGGTTTGGGGAAGGTGCGGACGTAGTGCCCGGTGTACAGCAGAACCACTTTCGGGGAATGGGCCCCCGAAAAGTCCACCCCGGCACGCCGGGCCGCCTCCTCCAACATGTCGGCGGTGATGAACTCTCCCGGTTCTGCGTGGCTGACGTCCAGGCAGACCGCCAAACCGTGGAACATGTCGAGCGGCAGCTCGTGAATCGCTTTCGCATCCGGACTCGGATCCATGTGTTGAAATGAATCGGTGTGGGTCGCGCAGTGGTCCGACAGGAACAGTCCGTTGATGGCGAACGTCCACTTCCCGTCGGGCAGCTTTTCCACCGACTTCAAACGGTGCACGACCGTCGGTTGGTGACCCCGGTACACGGGCGAACCACTGAAAATCTCCTGCGACAGATCGATGATGCGCATCAGGTATCCCTCCTTCACCAGATCAGGGCCAGCCGCTCGGACAACTTCGACGCCGCCCCCAGGACTCCGGACTTGACCACTTCGATGCGTTCATCCGTGGCTTCGTACATCGGAATGGTCGCCACGACTGCAGCCCGCACCTGGCCGCGCCGGTCGTGAACCGGGGCGCCGAGGCCGAACACGGTGGGATTGACCTCCTCCCGGGACACTGCGTATCCTTGCTGCCTGACGACCGCCAGTTCCCTGAACAACCCGTCCAGGGTGGTGATGGTGTGCTCCGTGATGGCCGGCATGCCGCGCTCCCGCATCATCGCGGCGACTTCCTCGTCCGGCAAGCTCGCCAGCCACACTTTCCCGGCTGCCGTCGCGTGCAATGGGGCCATTTGCCCCAACATCGAGGCGACCCGCAGGGGTTTGATGCCTTCCACCTTGTCGACGTATATCAATTGCCGGTT includes the following:
- a CDS encoding cyclase family protein; its protein translation is MRIIDLSQEIFSGSPVYRGHQPTVVHRLKSVEKLPDGKWTFAINGLFLSDHCATHTDSFQHMDPSPDAKAIHELPLDMFHGLAVCLDVSHAEPGEFITADMLEEAARRAGVDFSGAHSPKVVLLYTGHYVRTFPKPAYGNKHPGLDRKAAEWLADRGVINIGIDCASVDVEPHKGDEWKPAHSVCRERGILNTENLGDLREVAGRQFWYMGLPLKIVGGTAGPIRAVAILLDEEDLETCRYLANLK
- a CDS encoding xanthine dehydrogenase family protein molybdopterin-binding subunit encodes the protein MSKVMEPGVQSAVHSGQVGRPVKRLESAAKVTGRAEYIHNLELPGMLHAKVVRSTVAHARIRGIDTSAAKALPGVYDVITAEDILKVIPDPYYGPAFHDQPILAIDKVRHVGEPVAVVLATDVHVADQATDLVEVDYEELEPVFHEVEAYKSQTAIVHDVIRPAGTFADLKSLQPRTKTNVGMEYHLRSGDLDAAFAKADYVFEHTFRSQQVNHLPLEPTVTVAQLTDTGNLLIHTSSQSPSFVRIEVARLLGWPENKVRVRTAYLGGGFGAKLYIKLEALVAALALITQRPVKLSLTMEEQFYTITRHAATVTIRTGVTKDGRIVARDCKTWWNGGAYADIGPRVTQKSGFTAAGPYDIEAVSLDSYAVYTNLPPAGALRGFGIPQLVWAYESQADIIARELGIDPLEFRRKNILRNGRPHATGTIMQDAGTVEVLEELARKMRWDQPFDHGSGTIRRGRGIAIGVKAAVSPTTSVAFVNLYSDGSVGVYCGTVDMGQGSDTAMAQIAADVLGLRAEDVRIIHPDTEVTPYDMATLGSRSTFHMGNAVRLAAEDAKQKIVAMCAEQTGFDPAALVVRDGGVAAPDGSFYTFGAILAKRHGMQAGNVLGVGTYFPYYEKPNPETGMSEHITPYWMVGGTGVEVEVDTETGKVHITRLVTVGDCGKAINPGIVRRQLSGASFMQMGFTLFEEMVFDEGQVVNASMADYKIPGFWDLPDINEVSIVEVPHRNGPFGAKGIGETGSLALSPAVANAIYDAIGVRIYETPLTPEKVLKALREKQGQVWEDA
- a CDS encoding (2Fe-2S)-binding protein, with the protein product MAEYKTIRFRLNGRPVELAVQPHENLVEALRRGFQMYSVRESCGQGLCGCCTVYVNGKAVSGCLYLAALVDGCDVQTVEGLGTLQQLSPVQEAFIECEGFQCGFCTPGMIMMATQLLQENPNPTDEEIKHYMSGNLCRCAAYPEIIAAVHRAAEKLRASKETDAAADKAATVAG
- a CDS encoding FAD binding domain-containing protein; its protein translation is MNAFELIQPDTLEEALSLLNTDDPLVRPLAGGTALMLMMKSKLYAPERLVSLQRLKPSLDKVEVDEAGNLHLGPLVSLRELELSPVVARFSPVIPKALRTLSNVRVRNVATLGGHLAHGDPHMDLPPILLALDAHLRLSSTAGQRDVPLGEFLTGYYSTALAPGELITEVVVPSLPQGMRGTYFKFTALSADDWPMAGVAAFVRLEDGQIADARVAVSAATERPVRLHEVESFLRGQRPTDEVLQHAGELAGAQIHPLADIRGSSGYKREIVKVCVRRSLQQVAQGDHNGDGGVTQ
- a CDS encoding IclR family transcriptional regulator, with the protein product MTRTMQLLEALVGTPDGMGVMELATALDIHKADVSRILSTLEDMGYVVRNLDTGRYSVSFKFVAMALRYKDHTQLEDIVHPVLVELVQEIGESVQFAVEQNRQLIYVDKVEGIKPLRVASMLGQMAPLHATAAGKVWLASLPDEEVAAMMRERGMPAITEHTITTLDGLFRELAVVRQQGYAVSREEVNPTVFGLGAPVHDRRGQVRAAVVATIPMYEATDERIEVVKSGVLGAASKLSERLALIW
- a CDS encoding CoxG family protein produces the protein MQVSSEFEVKCPQEQVFEFVSTPERLAKCIPGCSQLTDLGEGNYGAILEVEVAFLKLKFDVTVRLTEVNAPSSLKAVVDGKPKALAGKLSGTVDLTVTAVDEQTTRIQYVLDQTITGKLGGIGQSVFRAKCEEMGNLFAENLKAALTHPQEALS
- a CDS encoding UbiD family decarboxylase produces the protein MDLRAWLAQMEESGNLQVIRGAHWQLELGAISELNVKREGHSALLFDEIPDYPPGYRVLTCTTSSPYRLASILRGPLTNDHHELVRWLRGKPKAWEAHARAFDPVAVETGPVFEHVDVGGAVNVLKFPAPLWHEADGGRYIGTGCAVVTKDYDSDWINVGTYRVMVHDANHVGLDMVSGKHGHIQYQKYMAADKPFPVCIVIGADPLCYLISGIEVPYGICEFNYIGAVLGEPVQVVHGELTGLPFPAAAEIVLEGWIHPGDTRLEGPFGEFHGYYQAGAKPAPVVTVERVYHRRDPIIVGSPPAKPPNDYSYSKAVMRSALLLDALEAAGVPGVTSVWAHEIGGARMLTVASIQQRYAGHARQCGHILSQCGVGAYMGRYTIVVDDDIDPSNLSEVMWAVATRSDPERDIDIIRNAMGSKNDPMSVAYTSKAMFSSRAIIDACRPFDHLQDFPPVAEASPELREEVRRRWSSILPL